The following coding sequences lie in one Vibrio sp. BS-M-Sm-2 genomic window:
- a CDS encoding glycosyltransferase, which yields MKRIGLYLVSFSGGGAEREMIYLANELARKGYLVDLIVHRDSGPLESLVSGAVNKLIIDKTYGHDVLYLARYMRKNKPQFMLSTLHMPNWTLAIAKLLSFTKTKISWRIVISLSESKKDGKGIVSKLLNLCYPILSRNVDNITCVSKGVAEDLITNFSVNRKKVNVMYNPAYTGEIHDLAKEKVEHPWFEEQYKTVTSLGRLSSQKDFRTLISAFQIVNQQVPEARLLILGEGDLRSELQIHIDTLKLSNVVELHGFELNPYKYLAKSNMFVLSSIYEGFGNVIVEALALNIPVVSTDCPSGPSEILNDGEWGELVAIRDIDALSDAILRTFEKEYQRDTLARAKEFSVESVANNYIDLMQ from the coding sequence TTGAAAAGAATAGGGTTATATTTAGTATCGTTTTCTGGTGGCGGAGCCGAACGAGAAATGATCTATTTAGCAAATGAACTTGCTAGGAAAGGCTATTTGGTCGATTTGATAGTGCATCGTGACTCTGGTCCTCTAGAGTCACTTGTCTCCGGTGCTGTCAATAAATTAATCATAGACAAAACATATGGGCATGATGTTCTGTATTTAGCAAGATATATGAGGAAAAATAAACCTCAGTTTATGCTGAGCACATTACATATGCCCAATTGGACCTTAGCTATTGCCAAGTTACTATCATTTACTAAAACAAAAATTTCATGGCGTATTGTCATTAGTCTTTCTGAGTCTAAAAAAGATGGTAAAGGTATCGTCTCAAAGTTACTAAATTTGTGTTATCCGATATTGTCGAGGAATGTGGATAACATAACTTGCGTATCTAAGGGCGTGGCTGAAGACCTCATTACTAACTTTAGCGTTAATAGAAAGAAAGTTAATGTAATGTATAATCCAGCTTATACAGGTGAAATACATGACTTAGCAAAAGAAAAAGTCGAGCACCCATGGTTTGAAGAGCAGTACAAAACAGTTACCTCTCTTGGGCGTCTATCTTCTCAAAAAGATTTTCGAACACTAATTAGTGCATTTCAAATTGTCAATCAACAAGTTCCAGAAGCACGACTTCTTATTTTGGGCGAAGGGGACTTAAGAAGCGAACTACAGATACATATCGACACTTTAAAACTGTCCAATGTAGTTGAGCTCCATGGTTTTGAACTCAACCCGTATAAATACCTCGCAAAATCAAACATGTTTGTACTTTCATCTATCTATGAAGGGTTCGGTAATGTGATCGTAGAGGCCTTAGCTCTTAATATTCCAGTGGTAAGCACCGATTGTCCCTCTGGACCTTCTGAGATTCTTAACGATGGAGAGTGGGGCGAACTCGTAGCAATTAGAGATATAGATGCGCTTTCTGATGCTATCTTGCGAACATTTGAGAAAGAATACCAGAGAGATACTTTGGCACGGGCAAAAGAATTTAGTGTTGAAAGTGTGGCTAATAACTATATTGATTTGATGCAGTAG
- the gpsA gene encoding NAD(P)H-dependent glycerol-3-phosphate dehydrogenase — translation MTETTRPTNTTDAYGKDSAYGKDIAMTVIGAGSYGTSLAISLARNGANVVLWGHDPVHMNRLESERANNEFLPNIDFPESLIIESDLEKAVTASRDLLVVVPSHVFGIVLNSLKPHLTTNSRICWATKGLEPETGRLLKDVAHDVLGDGYSLAVLSGPTFAKELAMGMPTAISVASPDEVFLEELQEKIHCGKTFRVYANSDFIGMQLGGAVKNVIAIGAGMSDGIGFGANARTALITRGLAEMSRLGAALGAQPETFMGMAGLGDLVLTCTDNQSRNRRFGLALGSGKDVDTAQEEIGQVVEGYRNTKEVWLLSERMGVEMPIVEQIYQVLYQGKDAHLAAQDLLARDKKSER, via the coding sequence ATGACAGAAACAACTCGCCCGACTAACACGACAGACGCTTACGGTAAAGACAGCGCTTACGGCAAAGATATCGCCATGACTGTCATTGGCGCAGGTTCTTACGGAACCTCTTTAGCGATATCTCTAGCGCGTAACGGTGCAAATGTTGTTCTTTGGGGGCATGATCCTGTTCATATGAATCGCCTTGAATCAGAGCGTGCGAATAATGAGTTTCTGCCCAATATCGACTTCCCAGAAAGCCTAATCATCGAGTCAGACCTTGAGAAAGCGGTAACAGCAAGTCGCGACCTTCTTGTCGTTGTTCCTAGCCACGTGTTTGGTATCGTTTTAAATAGCCTTAAACCTCACTTAACTACGAACTCTCGTATCTGCTGGGCAACGAAAGGGTTAGAGCCAGAAACTGGCCGCCTACTCAAAGATGTCGCACACGATGTGCTTGGTGATGGGTACTCGTTAGCTGTTTTATCAGGCCCAACCTTCGCCAAAGAGTTAGCGATGGGCATGCCAACGGCTATCTCTGTAGCTTCACCAGATGAAGTTTTCCTAGAAGAGCTTCAAGAAAAAATCCACTGCGGTAAAACATTCCGCGTGTACGCAAACTCAGATTTCATTGGTATGCAGCTTGGCGGCGCCGTTAAAAATGTCATCGCAATTGGCGCTGGCATGTCGGATGGTATTGGCTTTGGTGCTAATGCACGTACCGCGCTTATCACTCGCGGTTTAGCCGAGATGAGTCGCTTGGGCGCAGCTCTTGGCGCGCAACCAGAAACCTTCATGGGAATGGCTGGACTGGGCGACCTAGTACTAACATGTACCGATAACCAATCGCGAAATCGCCGTTTTGGTTTGGCGCTAGGCTCAGGTAAAGACGTCGACACGGCTCAAGAAGAAATTGGCCAAGTTGTCGAAGGTTATCGCAACACCAAAGAAGTTTGGTTATTATCAGAACGCATGGGCGTTGAGATGCCAATTGTTGAACAAATTTATCAAGTGTTGTATCAAGGGAAAGATGCACACTTAGCAGCACAAGATCTACTTGCACGAGACAAGAAGTCAGAAAGATAG
- the cysE gene encoding serine O-acetyltransferase, translating to MKHCEQQKVWQCIVKEARQQSEQEPMLASFYHATIINHESLGAALSYILANKLKTASMPAMAVREVVEQAFKQDQSIIDAAACDICATVNRDPAVEMYSMPLLYLKGYHALQGYRVANWLWKQGRIALATYLQNQISVACQVDIHPAARIGKAIMLDHATGIVIGETAVVENDVSILQDVTLGGTGKEGGDRHPKIREGVMIGAGAKILGNIEVGEGAKIGSCSVVLQAVPPHTTVAGVPAKIVGKPKTDKPSLDMDQGFNGRSQNFIHGDGI from the coding sequence ATGAAACACTGTGAACAACAAAAAGTTTGGCAATGCATTGTGAAGGAAGCTCGACAGCAGTCGGAGCAAGAACCTATGCTTGCGAGTTTTTACCATGCCACGATCATTAACCATGAAAGTTTAGGCGCAGCTCTTAGCTACATTCTAGCAAACAAGCTAAAGACGGCTTCAATGCCAGCAATGGCAGTGCGTGAAGTGGTTGAACAAGCATTCAAGCAGGACCAATCGATTATTGATGCTGCCGCTTGTGATATTTGCGCGACGGTAAATCGAGATCCTGCGGTCGAGATGTACTCGATGCCTCTGCTTTATCTGAAAGGCTACCACGCCCTTCAAGGTTACCGAGTGGCTAACTGGTTGTGGAAGCAAGGTCGTATTGCGCTTGCCACTTACCTACAGAACCAAATTTCGGTTGCTTGCCAAGTTGATATTCACCCGGCGGCTCGTATCGGTAAAGCGATCATGCTCGACCACGCGACAGGAATTGTGATTGGTGAAACCGCTGTCGTTGAAAATGATGTATCTATCCTTCAAGACGTGACCCTTGGTGGTACGGGTAAAGAAGGTGGCGATCGTCACCCTAAAATCCGTGAAGGCGTAATGATTGGTGCCGGCGCTAAAATACTCGGCAACATTGAAGTGGGGGAAGGTGCAAAGATTGGTTCTTGCTCTGTGGTTCTACAAGCCGTACCACCTCATACAACAGTCGCTGGGGTTCCTGCAAAAATTGTCGGAAAACCGAAAACAGACAAGCCATCTTTAGACATGGACCAAGGGTTCAATGGTCGCTCTCAGAACTTCATCCATGGTGATGGGATATAA
- the secB gene encoding protein-export chaperone SecB, with the protein MAEAAQQDAQQNFAIQRIFLKDVSFEAPNSPDMFQKEWNPDVKLDLDTQSRELGEGVYEVILRLTVTVKNAEDTAFLCEVQQGGIFSASEMEAGQLAHCLGAFCPNILFPYARETISSLVVKGTFPQLNLAPVNFDALFMNYLQNQAQQAEGEQA; encoded by the coding sequence ATGGCTGAAGCAGCACAACAAGACGCACAACAAAACTTCGCAATCCAACGTATCTTCCTAAAAGACGTATCTTTCGAAGCGCCAAACTCTCCAGACATGTTCCAAAAAGAGTGGAACCCAGATGTAAAACTGGACCTAGACACTCAAAGCCGTGAACTTGGCGAAGGCGTTTACGAAGTAATCCTACGTCTAACGGTTACAGTTAAGAACGCAGAAGACACTGCATTCCTTTGTGAAGTTCAACAAGGTGGTATCTTCTCTGCAAGCGAAATGGAAGCTGGTCAACTGGCTCATTGCCTAGGCGCATTCTGCCCGAACATCCTGTTCCCATACGCTCGTGAAACAATTTCGAGCCTAGTGGTTAAAGGTACGTTCCCACAACTGAACCTAGCTCCAGTAAACTTCGATGCTTTGTTCATGAACTACCTACAGAACCAAGCTCAACAAGCTGAAGGCGAACAGGCTTAA
- a CDS encoding flippase: protein MKFAKNASWLIFGKLYRVVLVTFTTIYLSRYLGPEEFGLLNYSLSLAILFSFIIGLGLESLIVNEVHKDEKKSGEILSSAIALRLIGWIVFVGVISGVCFFLRPGDVEFFKLMIVLSIGYLFKTFEVFRFFFESKALGRLISLAEIAAISISCFMKFYFIYLGLSVEWFFYIAVLDIVFLSIFLSLLYANHRRVLDSDSYALTPTIKKMKKLISLSWPLIFASGLYLIYSKIDQVMLGELAGMRAVGVYAAAVKLSEGSGFIFTTLAVALFPLMLKEKNVSDERFLLQTKKLLSLLVVLSVSLASIVSYSSTFISDLIFGDQYKGVDTVLMLHVWGAVFIAINAISSKYLVTEGLQKHSIYKNVIGIFCNVGLNFLLIPKYGASGAAFATVVSHILSTYIYFGLRKETKRLFYIQSYAIFFAWLPSLLRRVVKNRT, encoded by the coding sequence ATGAAGTTTGCCAAAAATGCATCATGGTTAATTTTTGGTAAGCTTTATCGAGTAGTTCTAGTTACTTTTACTACTATATATCTTTCTCGATATTTAGGCCCTGAAGAGTTTGGTTTATTAAACTACTCTCTTTCGTTAGCTATCTTATTTTCATTTATTATTGGTCTTGGCTTAGAGTCGCTAATAGTTAATGAAGTTCATAAAGACGAAAAAAAATCGGGAGAAATACTATCGTCAGCCATTGCTTTAAGGTTAATCGGTTGGATCGTTTTTGTTGGCGTAATAAGTGGTGTCTGCTTTTTTCTAAGACCTGGTGATGTAGAGTTTTTCAAGTTGATGATCGTATTATCTATCGGATACTTATTTAAAACGTTCGAAGTTTTCAGGTTTTTCTTTGAGTCTAAGGCTTTAGGTAGATTAATATCCTTAGCAGAAATTGCTGCTATATCAATAAGCTGCTTTATGAAGTTCTATTTCATTTACCTTGGTTTAAGTGTGGAGTGGTTTTTCTATATAGCAGTGTTAGATATTGTGTTTCTGTCAATATTTTTATCGTTGTTATATGCCAATCATAGGCGCGTTCTAGATAGTGATTCTTATGCCTTAACTCCAACGATAAAGAAAATGAAAAAGCTTATTTCTCTTTCATGGCCATTAATTTTTGCAAGCGGTTTATATTTAATTTATTCAAAAATAGATCAGGTTATGCTGGGAGAACTTGCAGGAATGCGTGCCGTTGGAGTTTACGCGGCAGCTGTTAAGTTGAGTGAGGGAAGTGGTTTTATTTTTACCACGCTTGCTGTGGCATTATTTCCCTTAATGTTGAAAGAAAAAAACGTCAGCGACGAGCGGTTTTTATTGCAAACTAAAAAGCTTCTTTCGTTATTAGTGGTTTTGTCCGTATCTCTAGCTTCTATCGTATCTTATAGCTCAACATTCATATCAGATTTAATATTTGGTGACCAATATAAAGGTGTGGATACAGTCCTAATGTTACATGTATGGGGAGCAGTATTTATAGCTATTAATGCAATTAGTTCTAAGTACTTAGTAACAGAGGGACTTCAAAAACACTCAATATATAAAAATGTTATCGGTATTTTTTGTAATGTTGGTCTGAATTTCCTACTTATTCCAAAGTATGGAGCAAGTGGAGCGGCTTTTGCTACAGTAGTTTCTCATATCTTATCAACTTATATATATTTTGGTCTGAGAAAGGAAACTAAGCGTCTGTTTTATATTCAGAGCTATGCAATATTTTTTGCATGGCTACCAAGTTTATTAAGAAGAGTTGTAAAAAATAGAACTTAG
- a CDS encoding O-antigen ligase family protein — protein MTALVLAIVLAWLFIGLLFFPFAYDKTEHFKILAITTFYMVTATFFSELLIKSKVNFAKYTFFMVNVWAIVNLILLVLFFVGIYIPEKHQFSGVFHDRNVFSITTLLVVGFAVSHSESIISGFSRVLLYISVIACFFMILISKSITGSLGLLILMFLYSQRLTLAKRILAFSLLILAFVVVIATDNPLSARISRFVIAIMGDTDSLNTNESAYLRVYLIKSGFELIAQHPWVGVGLNNAKEFVVWPDRGYGSFLHNTYLDVFTSGGFPLFLVYYGPIFYCLFSLISLRKKF, from the coding sequence GTGACGGCATTGGTTTTAGCTATTGTTTTAGCATGGCTTTTTATTGGGCTTCTTTTCTTTCCCTTTGCTTATGATAAGACAGAACATTTTAAAATACTTGCAATAACTACTTTTTATATGGTTACTGCAACTTTTTTTTCAGAGTTATTAATTAAGAGCAAGGTAAACTTTGCAAAATATACATTTTTTATGGTGAATGTATGGGCAATAGTTAATTTAATTCTTCTGGTTCTATTTTTTGTAGGTATTTACATACCAGAAAAACATCAGTTTTCTGGTGTATTTCATGATAGAAATGTTTTTTCGATAACGACACTTCTGGTAGTTGGATTTGCTGTCAGTCATTCTGAAAGTATTATAAGCGGATTCTCGCGTGTATTACTTTATATAAGTGTTATAGCGTGTTTCTTTATGATTCTTATATCAAAGTCTATTACAGGTAGTTTAGGCTTACTCATATTGATGTTTCTCTATAGTCAACGTCTTACTTTAGCGAAGCGTATTTTGGCTTTTAGTCTGCTCATTTTGGCTTTTGTTGTTGTTATTGCAACTGATAATCCTCTAAGTGCGAGAATCTCTAGATTTGTTATTGCTATCATGGGAGATACTGATTCTCTAAATACAAATGAAAGTGCTTATTTGAGAGTTTATTTGATTAAGAGTGGCTTTGAGTTGATTGCGCAACACCCCTGGGTCGGTGTAGGGTTAAATAATGCTAAAGAGTTTGTTGTGTGGCCTGATCGAGGGTATGGTAGCTTTTTGCATAATACATACTTAGACGTATTTACTAGCGGAGGTTTTCCGTTGTTTTTAGTGTACTATGGGCCTATATTTTATTGCTTATTCTCTTTAATTTCATTAAGAAAAAAGTTTTGA
- a CDS encoding asparagine synthase-related protein: MFKYYDCLGSRSYYRGTAETQVFSSFADCIKSKGNSVRQIDDMAVLSILMKNYSVGDRTLIKGIERTSWMSRQMNDGSWSDADLPKHGRAVVSSSEACKTLHHNLRLEVLNFVSDKNSVGILLSGGMDSRIVAGIVRELQQSGEYTGQVVALTWGICESRDVVYAKRIADEFGWGFEHFELNADVLKRNIELTAERGAEYSPVHLHAMEQVSKAKGVDGILAGSYGDSIGRGEYSGRRTNKLPGILDKHLNHFAFMSIGAEKRALTTMKQVLAHSRARFPGRDEMAYREIDMQMHYMRRQLNACMEVIDDKIPLYQMFGSPDTFGYMWSLSSDSRSDDVYEDLLKSLPSVLKEIPWARTGKKYNTEAAPVEDSHTALNNRYGMWLRADLRAYVTELISTGALQSIGVFNPTALKFWVEHWAKGDDPKADRLDEKMAWLASLSLLIEKYNIQPSNDKAVNSSLFDSLNLTKAIVHTKLYHEALKWKRK; this comes from the coding sequence ATGTTTAAATATTACGACTGCTTAGGTTCCAGATCTTATTACCGAGGAACAGCAGAAACCCAAGTGTTTTCTTCGTTTGCTGATTGTATAAAATCCAAAGGAAACTCAGTTCGTCAAATTGATGATATGGCAGTTCTTAGTATTTTGATGAAAAACTATAGCGTAGGCGATAGGACTTTAATCAAAGGAATCGAGCGTACATCATGGATGTCTCGTCAAATGAATGATGGTTCTTGGTCGGATGCTGATCTACCAAAGCATGGTCGAGCGGTAGTCAGCTCATCCGAGGCATGCAAAACCCTTCACCACAACTTACGACTGGAAGTATTAAATTTTGTTTCAGACAAAAATAGCGTAGGGATTCTTTTAAGTGGTGGGATGGACAGTCGTATTGTAGCGGGAATTGTCCGAGAGCTACAACAGTCTGGGGAGTATACTGGACAAGTTGTTGCGTTAACTTGGGGAATCTGTGAAAGCCGTGATGTTGTTTATGCTAAACGGATTGCTGATGAGTTTGGTTGGGGGTTTGAGCATTTTGAACTTAATGCTGATGTACTTAAGCGAAATATTGAGCTAACGGCAGAAAGAGGCGCAGAGTATTCACCTGTTCATTTACATGCAATGGAGCAGGTCTCAAAAGCAAAAGGTGTCGATGGTATTCTTGCTGGAAGTTACGGGGATAGTATAGGCCGTGGAGAATATTCTGGCAGACGAACAAATAAACTTCCTGGAATCTTAGATAAGCATCTAAACCATTTCGCATTTATGTCTATTGGTGCCGAGAAAAGAGCGCTAACTACAATGAAGCAGGTGTTGGCTCATTCGCGAGCTCGTTTTCCTGGTAGAGACGAAATGGCCTATCGAGAAATTGACATGCAAATGCATTACATGCGTAGACAGCTTAATGCTTGTATGGAGGTTATAGACGACAAAATCCCTCTTTATCAGATGTTTGGTTCTCCGGACACATTTGGTTATATGTGGTCCCTTTCTTCTGATAGTCGTAGCGATGATGTCTACGAGGATCTGTTAAAATCTCTACCAAGTGTCCTTAAAGAGATACCTTGGGCTCGAACTGGTAAAAAATATAATACTGAGGCTGCTCCGGTAGAAGATAGCCATACAGCACTAAATAATCGCTATGGTATGTGGCTTAGAGCAGATTTGCGAGCATATGTTACCGAATTAATTTCAACTGGTGCGCTTCAAAGTATCGGAGTTTTTAATCCAACGGCTTTGAAGTTTTGGGTCGAGCACTGGGCAAAAGGCGATGATCCCAAGGCAGATCGTCTAGATGAGAAAATGGCGTGGTTAGCTTCTTTGTCTTTGTTAATTGAAAAATATAATATTCAACCTAGCAATGATAAAGCAGTAAATTCATCTTTATTCGATTCTCTTAACCTTACTAAAGCAATAGTACATACCAAACTGTATCATGAAGCACTTAAATGGAAGCGTAAATAA
- a CDS encoding polysaccharide pyruvyl transferase family protein: MKIGILTYHDTFNAGAFLQTYATYKYLLDQGYEVEVIDYCPMSGFIKERKTKIKTKQPLLGLKSLLTKRSFLNKHLALSKQRVISNDFDKSKGILEGYDAVLVGADTVFEVKQQSVAFAPQIPNIYYFPESLKCRKVAFAASADASDFSLLNPSQKDYITSSLNDFHALSIRDTFTLSELESIAPNDFKLVFDPTFMIDFPSTGIDKKLNIEGGFAVLNIPNQQLSKLFSDVFRARGWKVVSPTRNKYADINLNGRVNPFEWAELYKYAKFTATDRFHGTIFSLKGGCPVVSVDSLSLYENQLSKKADMLQRMNLEHLLLDFKKASNTSTVELNIIIDQIIDNWDYEEISTQLNYAGTISKDFLSEALS; encoded by the coding sequence ATGAAAATCGGTATTCTTACTTACCATGATACGTTCAATGCGGGTGCTTTTCTTCAAACATACGCCACATACAAATACTTACTAGATCAAGGGTATGAAGTTGAAGTCATAGATTATTGCCCTATGTCCGGCTTTATTAAAGAGCGGAAGACGAAAATTAAGACTAAGCAACCTCTATTAGGCCTAAAGTCGTTACTGACAAAACGTTCATTTTTAAATAAACACCTAGCGCTTTCGAAACAACGAGTTATTAGTAACGATTTTGATAAATCAAAGGGCATCCTTGAAGGATACGATGCGGTTTTGGTTGGTGCTGATACAGTATTTGAAGTCAAGCAGCAAAGCGTAGCATTTGCCCCTCAGATTCCTAATATTTATTATTTTCCTGAATCGTTGAAGTGTCGCAAAGTTGCTTTTGCTGCATCTGCAGATGCCTCTGATTTCAGTTTGTTGAACCCAAGCCAAAAAGATTACATTACAAGCTCACTCAACGACTTTCACGCACTATCTATTCGAGATACATTTACTTTATCAGAGCTTGAATCAATCGCACCTAACGATTTTAAACTTGTTTTCGATCCAACGTTTATGATCGACTTTCCGAGCACAGGCATTGATAAAAAACTTAATATCGAAGGTGGCTTTGCTGTACTAAACATCCCAAACCAACAGTTAAGTAAGTTGTTTTCTGATGTGTTTCGAGCAAGAGGTTGGAAGGTGGTCTCTCCAACAAGAAACAAATACGCTGACATCAATTTAAATGGCCGAGTCAACCCGTTTGAATGGGCGGAGCTATACAAATATGCAAAGTTCACCGCTACAGATCGATTCCACGGAACTATTTTTAGTTTGAAAGGAGGCTGCCCTGTTGTTTCAGTAGACAGCTTGTCACTTTATGAAAACCAGCTCAGCAAAAAAGCAGACATGCTACAACGAATGAACTTAGAACATTTGTTGCTCGATTTTAAAAAAGCATCTAACACCTCTACTGTAGAGTTGAATATAATTATAGATCAGATTATCGACAACTGGGACTATGAAGAAATAAGTACGCAACTAAACTATGCTGGCACTATTTCTAAAGATTTTCTATCTGAAGCTTTATCTTAA
- a CDS encoding nitroreductase family protein, whose amino-acid sequence MKNLLKKIYALVILKRVMRTVLECCYNFMYDCVSYMKHSASVFQENDKIKLEGRICVLYHAIEKGMSLKKSQDGFGKEKVKKLIELCNKYKELGGEEELLVTCRNVLRGYCAHQEQYLDSSFLEELKNSKLYALESTVLSDGGVEAFTPNEFDFSKYKNFVLARKSIRNFSQDDVAFEDLKDAIDVARYTPSVCNRQPWMSYIYTNESEIEQALSYQNGNRGFGEQVKGLILVTGEKKKFWHAIERNEVYVDGGMFSMSIVYALHAKNLSSCCLNLNMTARKEAELKKSLNIPTSEALIMMIAVGKAESNANTAVSSRFSTEKFIGNL is encoded by the coding sequence ATGAAAAATTTGCTCAAGAAAATTTATGCACTTGTGATTTTGAAAAGAGTAATGAGAACGGTTCTCGAGTGTTGTTATAACTTTATGTATGATTGCGTCTCTTATATGAAGCATTCCGCATCTGTTTTTCAGGAAAACGATAAAATTAAGCTAGAAGGGCGAATCTGCGTTCTTTACCATGCCATTGAAAAAGGTATGTCCCTGAAAAAGAGCCAAGATGGATTTGGTAAGGAAAAAGTTAAGAAACTGATCGAGTTGTGTAATAAATACAAAGAGCTAGGAGGTGAAGAAGAGTTACTTGTGACGTGTAGAAATGTTTTACGCGGTTATTGTGCACATCAGGAACAATATTTGGATAGTAGCTTCCTAGAAGAGCTAAAAAACTCAAAATTGTATGCTTTGGAATCAACAGTACTTAGTGACGGTGGTGTTGAGGCTTTTACACCCAACGAGTTCGACTTTTCTAAATATAAAAATTTCGTCCTAGCGAGAAAAAGTATTCGGAACTTCAGTCAAGATGATGTTGCATTTGAAGACCTAAAGGATGCCATTGATGTTGCTAGGTATACGCCATCTGTATGTAACAGACAACCTTGGATGTCATATATTTATACCAATGAGAGTGAAATAGAACAAGCTCTATCATATCAAAACGGTAACCGAGGATTTGGTGAGCAGGTGAAAGGTTTGATCTTAGTTACCGGAGAGAAGAAGAAATTTTGGCATGCTATCGAAAGAAATGAAGTTTATGTCGATGGTGGTATGTTCTCAATGTCTATTGTCTATGCGCTCCACGCTAAAAACCTATCTTCTTGTTGTTTAAATCTAAATATGACAGCGCGAAAAGAAGCTGAACTTAAGAAGTCTCTTAATATACCAACTTCTGAAGCTTTGATTATGATGATTGCTGTAGGTAAAGCTGAAAGCAATGCAAATACAGCTGTTTCAAGTCGATTTAGTACAGAAAAATTTATAGGTAATTTATAA
- a CDS encoding rhodanese-like domain-containing protein encodes MQELVPFVQENMILAIVWIGLVVAIIANVIKTSNAAYKEITAAQTTHMINRENGVVVDIRTKDEFKKGHITDAVHILPSDIKANSFGSLESRKADPIIVVCKTGQTAQESANLLVKAGFENVSVLKSGLVAWSEANLPLVKGKK; translated from the coding sequence ATGCAAGAGTTAGTTCCATTTGTTCAAGAGAATATGATTTTAGCCATCGTATGGATCGGCTTAGTTGTTGCCATCATTGCGAACGTTATCAAGACATCAAACGCAGCCTATAAAGAGATCACTGCAGCGCAAACCACACACATGATTAACCGTGAAAATGGTGTTGTGGTTGATATTCGTACTAAGGATGAGTTCAAAAAGGGCCATATTACGGACGCAGTTCACATTTTGCCGTCAGACATCAAAGCAAATAGCTTTGGAAGCCTTGAAAGCCGCAAAGCAGACCCAATCATCGTAGTATGCAAGACAGGTCAAACGGCTCAAGAAAGCGCTAATCTGCTGGTTAAAGCAGGTTTCGAAAACGTAAGCGTACTGAAAAGCGGCTTAGTGGCTTGGAGCGAAGCTAACTTACCTTTGGTTAAAGGTAAGAAGTAG